ACAGAGGAGTTTGTGGTTTGCAATGCTGAGGGTGAGAAGGAAGGCTCCCGACACATGGCGGAAGAATGATTTTCATCTGCAGCattcttttcatctctttcagGTGGAAAGGAGAGGCACcatgaaaaggaaagcaagagcCCACATTCGGCCGTGAGTTTTGCCCTAGGGATTAAAGGATGGAAAACTTGAGGACCGGCCAGGAGCAGAACTGCTCTTTCAGAGTCGGCCGGCATTGGTTCAAGCCCGTGGGTCCTCGGGATGCGTCTCTTGACCACTTGCCTTTCTTACCTCCACTTCCTTCTTGCTTTTAGACAAATCAACGTTGGCAGTGACTTTCAGGCCGAGCTCCCCGAGCTGCAGAGCAGACCACCAAGTGACGATGAAGAGCCTGCATCCCTGGTCTGGAAGCCCTGGGGGGAAGATGACTCTGACATGGAGAAACCTGACAGAGGTAGCTGTCCAGCTTTTCTCCCACCCCTGAGAGATCTGGATGTGTAAAATCCTCCTGTTTTGGTGAAAAGGCAGCTTTGTGCACACTCTGCTCATCTCCTTGTCTCACCCATCTTCCCACGTAGCCGTGTTAGAGGCAAGGAGAAAGCTCTGtttgtgcagcagagcaggaaaatgaacaaCTTTCCTGCTCTCCAACTTGGTCAGGGCCATTTGCCACAGGAAGAAGGGAGATCGGCCCACGCCTCCCTTTACAGAAGCTGCTTTGAAGGGAGAGCCAGCGCAACGTGGGCCCTTGCTTCAGCTGCCCCTTTCCTTGCTCTCCTCTCCATGCTCTCCaacctgctgggctctgctcctgtgctttccttctctcttgtATCTcatcctttccccttccttggCTCAAGCCTGACTTCCAGCgggattttcttctgcttgcaGTAAGAGAACTGTTGGACATGGCCAGCTCCCGTGGctttcccagggcagcagctcacCTGGAGCTTGCCCTACACTGCCTGCACCAGGCACGCGGCAGTGTTCCGGTAAGAAGCGGCTCTTTGGGCACGGGgaagaggggacagggaggaatTACTAAGGCCTGGCCACTGGGACAGcctttcctggctgctctttGATCAAGGGTGTTAACAAGAAGCgcagctgcctgctgtgtcTCCTCCACCTGTCTCAGGGCTGACTCCAAATGGCTCCAGCAGGAACAATGTCTCTCCTGGAGGCACTGGTGGAGGgtcctgcagcctgctgcctTGCAAATTTCCTGGAGATCTTGGTTGTCTAAGACATTTTGGGGTGGACTGAGGGGAAATTCCCAGAAGCCTCAGGAAGGTGAAGCAATTTTGGGTGCCAGAGGAGCCAAATTATAGAGTTCACGAGCCACCTGCCACTCTTCGGGAGAACGACCAAAGGACTGAGAAGTAAAATTGAGGGATTGGCAGCAAATCACAAGGTTTGACCCATATGAGACCCAGTGGAATGAATGCCTGAAGAGGCAAAGCAGATGGAAGGCAGCGTTTATGTTTCTCGGCTCTTTTCCATGTGGTGGGGCAGCTGAAGcctttttccctttgttcttGCAGGAGGCTCTGGAGATGTTGCTCTCAGGAGGGCCTCCGACACCTCAAGGCCACCCCTTGGCCGATTACCATTACGCAGGTAACCAAAGCAGAGCTTGTTCCTTCACTCACAGATGCTGCCGTCCCCTTAAGTGCCATGTCAGGCGTTCGTTTACGCTTCAACGGGTAACACCTGCACAAGGTCTCATCTTGTCTGGGGGcgggaaaagcagcagcagcatccagtCCTTCAGCCTGACTtgtttcctgtgcttttttccctggGCAATGCCTGCTCTTGCCTTCATTTCTTCCTGAGGGAGCAGACATGTGCACAGGTGAATGATGGATGGCACCAATTGCCTCTTGGCGGCCAGTGGGATCTACCTCAAGTGGCAAGAGGCATCAATttacctgctgctttttcttgccAGACTCTGATAGATGGACACCTGAGGAGAAGGAGTCCTTCCAAAAGGCTTTTCACACCTATGGCAAGGATTTTCATCTCATCCAGAAGCAGGTAAAGCCATAGGACATTCTTTGCCCTGGCAGATCATCAGAAAGGAATGTTGATTATTTCTGCTACCAAATACTGCAATTCAGTCGCTCTCTTCTCCTATaccaaaaatatgaaaataataaagatatGGGACATCCCTTTCCTGCGGATGAAAATCCTGCGTGAAAGCCGTGATTCTgcctctccagccctttcctccAAGCTCTTTTGGAAGGCACAGCTTTATTCTGTCACATTTGTCttgtgcttgtgctgctgcttcctcaaCATATTGTCCTGGGAGGActgcaggggaaagaaaagctctgCTGGATGCATTTGTTGGTGATCTGTGCATCACATATGTTATGCATTACACAGCATAATACACGGCTTTCCACGTGACAGAATGCCTCTTTTACTCCATATTGATTTCATTCTACGCCCTCCACAACTTACTCCATGATTTTACTTCCTCATTTAGCTCACACTCTACTTCTNNNNNNNNNNNNNNNNNNNNNNNNNNNNNNNNNNNNNNNNNNNNNNNNNNNNNNNNNNNNNNNNNNNNNNNNNNNNNNNNNNNNNNNNNNNNNNNNNNNNNNNNNNNNNNNNNNNNNNNNNNNNNNNNNNNNNNNNNNNNNNNNNNNNNNNNNNNNNNNNNNNNNNNNNNNNNNNNNNNNNNNNNNNNNNNNNNNNNNNNNNNNNNNNNNNNNNNNNNNNNNNNNNNNNNNNNNNNNNNNNNNNNNNNNNNNNNNNNNNNNNNNNNNNNNNNNNNNNNNNNNNNNNNNNNNNNNNNNNNNNNNNNNNNNNNNNNNNNNNNNNNNNNNNNNNNNNNNNNNNNNNNNNNNNNNNNNNNNNNNNNNNNNNNNNNNNNNNNNNNNNNNNNNNNNNNNNNNNNNNNNNNNNNNNNNNNNNNNNNNNNNNNNNNNNNNNNNNNNNNNNNNNNNNNNNNNNNNNNNNNNNNNNNNNNNNNNNNNNNNNNNNNNNNNNNNNNNNNNNNNNNNNNNNNNNNNNNNNNNNNNNNNNNNNNNNNNNNNNNNNNNNNNNNNNNNNNNNNNNNNNNNNNNNNNNNNNNNNNNNNNNNNNNNNNNNNNNNNNNNNNNNNNNNNNNNNNNNNNNNNNNNNNNNNNNNNNNNNNNNNNNNNNNNNNNNNNNNNNNNNNNNNNNNNNNNNNNNNNNNNNNNNNNNNNNNNNNNNNNNNNNNNNNNNNNNNNNNNNNNNNNNNNNNNNNNNNNNNNNNNNNNNNNNNNNNNNNNNNNNNNNNNNNNNNNNNNNNNNNNNNNNNNNNNNNNNNNNNNNNNNNNNNNNNNNNNNNNNNNNNNNNNNNNNNNNNNNNNNNNNNNNNNNNNNNNNNNNNNNNNNNNNNNNNNNNNNNNNNNNNNNNNNNNNNNNNNNNNNNNNNNNNNNNNNNNNNNNNNNNNNNNNNNNNNNNNNNNNNNNNNNNNNNNNNNNNNNNNNNNNNNNNNNNNNNNNNNNNNNNNNNNNNNNNNNNNNNNNNNNNNNNNNNNNNNNNNNNNNNNNNNNNNNNNNNNNNNNNNNNNNNNNNNNNNNNNNNNNNNNNNNNNNNNNNNNNNNNNNNNNNNNNNNNNNNNNNNNNNNNNNNNNNNNNNNNNNNNNNNNNNNNNNNNNNNNNNNNNNNNNNNNNNNNNNNNNNNNNNNNNNNNNNNNNNNNNNNNNNNNNNNNNNNNNNNNNNNNNNNNNNNNNNNNNNNNNNNNNNNNNNNNNNNNNNNNNNNNNNNNNNNNNNNNNNNNNNNNNNNNNNNNNNNNNNNNNNNNNNNNNNNNNNNNNNNNNNNNNNNNNNNNNNNNNNNNNNNNNNNNNNNNNNNNNNNNNNNNNNNNNNNNNNNNNNNNNNNNNNNNNNNNNNNNNNNNNNNNNNNNNNNNNNNNNNNNNNNNNNNNNNNNNNNNNNNNNNNNNNNNNNNNNNNNNNNNNNNNNNNNNNNNNNNNNNNNNNNNNNNNNNNNNNNNNNNNNNNNNNNNNNNNNNNNNNNNNNNNNNNNNNNNNNNNNNNNNNNNNNNNNNNNNNNNNNNNNNNNNNNNNNNNNNNNNNNNNNNNNNNNNNNNNNNNNNNNNNNNNNNNNNNNNNNNNNNNNNNNNNNNNNNNNNNNNNNNNNNNNNNNNNNNNNNNNNNNNNNNNNNNNNNNNNNNNNNNNNNNNNNNNNNNNNNNNNNNNNNNNNNNNNNNNNNNNNNNNNNNNNNNNNNNNNNNNNNNNNNNNNNNNNNNNNNNNNNNNNNNNNNNNNNNNNNNNNNNNNNNNNNNNNNNNNNNNNNNNNNNNNNNNNNNNNNNNNNNNNNNNNNNNNNNNNNNNNNNNNNNNNNNNNNNNNNNNNNNNNNNNNNNNNNNNNNNNNNNNNNNNNNNNNNNNNNNNNNNNNNNNNNNNNNNNNNNNNNNNNNNNNNNNNNNNNNNNNNNNNNNNNNNNNNNNNNNNNNNNNNNNNNNNNNNNNNNNNNNNNNNNNNNNNNNNNNNNNNNNNNNNNNNNNNNNNNNNNNNNNNNNNNNNNNNNNNNNNNNNNNNNNNNNNNNNNNNNNNNNNNNNNNNNNNNNNNNNNNNNNNNNNNNNNNNNNNNNNNNNNNNNNNNNNNNNNNNNNNNNNNNNNNNNNNNNNNNNNNNNNNNNNNNNNNNNNNNNNNNNNNNNNNNNNNNNNNNNNNNNNNNNNNNNNNNNNNNNNNNNNNNNNNNNNNNNNNNNNNNNNNNNNNNNNNNNNNNNNNNNNNNNNNNNNNNNNNNNNNNNNNNNNNNNNNNNNNNNNNNNNNNNNNNNNNNNNNNNNNNNNNNNNNNNNNNNNNNNNNNNNNNNNNNNNNNNNNNNNNNNNNNNNNNNNNNNNNNNNNNNNNNNNNNNNNNNNNNNNNNNNNNNNNNNNNNNNNNNNNNNNNNNNNNNNNNNNNNNNNNNNNNNNNNNNNNNNNNNNNNNNNNNNNNNNNNNNNNNNNNNNNNNNNNNNNNNNNNNNNNNNNNNNNNNNNNNNNNNNNNNNNNNNNNNNNNNNNNNNNNNNNNNNNNNNNNNNNNNNNNNNNNNNNNNNNNNNNNNNNNNNNNNNNNNNNNNNNNNNNNNNNNNNNNNNNNNNNNNNNNNNNNNNNNNNNNNNNNNNNNNNNNNNNNNNNNNNNNNNNNNNNNNNNNNNNNNNNNNNNNNNNNNNNNNNNNNNNNNNNNNNNNNNNNNNNNNNNNNNNNNNNNNNNNNNNNNNNNNNNNNNNNNNNNNNNNNNNNNNNNNNNNNNNNNNNNNNNNNNNNNNNNNNNNNNNNNNNNNNNNNNNNNNNNNNNNNNNNNNNNNNNNNNNNNNNNNNNNNNNNNNNNNNNNNNNNNNNNNNNNNNNNNNNNNNNNNNNNNNNNNNNNNNNNNNNNNNNNNNNNNNNNNNNNNNNNNNNNNNNNNNNNNNNNNNNNNNNNNNNNNNNNNNNNNNNNNNNNNNNNNNNNNNNNNNNNNNNNNNNNNNNNNNNNNNNNNNNNNNNNNNNNNNNNNNNNNNNNNNNNNNNNNNNNNNNNNNNNNNNNNNNNNNNNNNNNNNNNNNNNNNNNNNNNNNNNNNNNNNNNNNNNNNNNNNNNNNNNNNNNNNNNNNNNNNNNNNNNNNNNNNNNNNNNNNNNNNNNNNNNNNNNNNNNNNNNNNNNNNNNNNNNNNNNNNNNNNNNNNNNNNNNNNNNNNNNNNNNNNNNNNNNNNNNNNNNNNNNNNNNNNNNNNNNNNNNNNNNNNNNNNNNNNNNNNNNNNNNNNNNNNNNNNNNNNNNNNNNNNNNNNNNNNNNNNNNNNNNNNNNNNNNNNNNNNNNNNNNNNNNNNNNNNNNNNNNNNNNNNNNNNNNNNNNNNNNNNNNNNNNNNNNNNNNNNNNNNNNNNNNNNNNNNNNNNNNNNNNNNNNNNNNNNNNNNNNNNNNNNNNNNNNNNNNNNNNNNNNNNNNNNNNNNNNNNNNNNNNNNNNNNNNNNNNNNNNNNNNNNNNNNNNNNNNNNNNNNNNNNNNNNNNNNNNNNNNNNNNNNNNNNNNNNNNNNNNNNNNNNNNNNNNNNNNNNNNNNNNNNNNNNNNNNNNNNNNNNNNNNNNNNNNNNNNNNNNNNNNNNNNNNNNNNNNNNNNNNNNNNNNNNNNNNNNNNNNNNNNNNNNNNNNNNNNNNNNNNNNNNNNNNNNNNNNNNNNNNNNNNNNNNNNNNNNNNNNNNNNNNNNNNNNNNNNNNNNNNNNNNNNNNNNNNNNNNNNNNNNNNNNNNNNNNNNNNNNNNNNNNNNNNNNNNNNNNNNNNNNNNNNNNNNNNNNNNNNNNNNNNNNNNNNNNNNNNNNNNNNNNNNNNNNNNNNNNNNNNNNNNNNNNNNNNNNNNNNNNNNNNNNNNNNNNNNNNNNNNNNNNNNNNNNNNNNNNNNNNNNNNNNNNNNNNNNNNNNNNNNNNNNNNNNNNNNNNNNNNNNNNNNNNNNNNNNNNNNNNNNNNNNNNNNNNNNNNNNNNNNNNNNNNNNNNNNNNNNNNNNNNNNNNNNNNNNNNNNNNNNNNNNNNNNNNNNNNNNNNNNNNNNNNNNNNNNNNNNNNNNNNNNNNNNNNNNNNNNNNNNNNNNNNNNNNNNNNNNNNNNNNNNNNNNNNNNNNNNNNNNNNNNNNNNNNNNNNNNNNNNNNNNNNNNNNNNNNNNNNNNNNNNNNNNNNNNNNNNNNNNNNNNNNNNNNNNNNNNNNNNNNNNNNNNNNNNNNNNNNNNNNNNNNNNNNNNNNNNNNNNNNNNNNNNNNNNNNNNNNNNNNNNNNNNNNNNNNNNNNNNNNNNNNNNNNNNNNNNNNNNNNNNNNNNNNNNNNNNNNNNNNNNNNNNNNNNNNNNNNNNNNNNNNNNNNNNNNNNNNNNNNNNNNNNNNNNNNNNNNNNNNNNNNNNNNNNNNNNNNNNNNNNNNNNNNNNNNNNNNNNNNNNNNNNNNNNNNNNNNNNNNNNNNNNNNNNNNNNNNNNNNNNNNNNNNNNNNNNNNNNNNNNNNNNNNNNNNNNNNNNNNNNNNNNNNNNNNNNNNNNNNNNNNNNNNNNNNNNNNNNNNNNNNNNNNNNNNNNNNNNNNNNNNNNNNNNNNNNNNNNNNNNNNNNNNNNNNNNNNNNNNNNNNNNNNNNNNNNNNNNNNNNNNNNNNNNNNNNNNNNNNNNNNNNNNNNNNNNNNNNNNNNNNNNNNNNNNNNNNNNNNNNNNNNNNNNNNNNNNNNNNNNNNNNNNNNNNNNNNNNNNNNNNNNNNNNNNNNNNNNNNNNNNNNNNNNNNNNNNNNNNNNNNNNNNNNNNNNNNNNNNNNNNNNNNNNNNNNNNNNNNNNNNNNNNNNNNNNNNNNNNNNNNNNNNNNNNNNNNNNNNNNNNNNNNNNNNNNNNNNNNNNNNNNNNNNNNNNNNNNNNNNNNNNNNNNNNNNNNNNNNNNNNNNNNNNNNNNNNNNNNNNNNNNNNNNNNNNNNNNNNNNNNNNNNNNNNNNNNNNNNNNNNNNNNNNNNNNNNNNNNNNNNNNNNNNNNNNNNNNNNNNNNNNNNNNNNNNNNNNNNNNNNNNNNNNNNNNNNNNNNNNNNNNNNNNNNNNNNNNNNNNNNNNNNNNNNNNNNNNNNNNNNNNNNNNNNNNNNNNNNNNNNNNNNNNNNNNNNNNNNNNNNNNNNNNNNNNNNNNNNNNNNNNNNNNNNNNNNNNNNNNNNNNNNNNNNNNNNNNNNNNNNNNNNNNNNNNNNNNNNNNNNNNNNNNNNNNNNNNNNNNNNNNNNNNNNNNNNNNNNNNNNNNNNNNNNNNNNNNNNNNNNNNNNNNNNNNNNNNNNNNNNNNNNNNNNNNNNNNNNNNNNNNNNNNNNNNNNNNNNNNNNNNNNNNNNNNNNNNNNNNNNNNNNNNNNNNNNNNNNNNNNNNNNNNNNNNNNNNNNNNNNNNNNNNNNNNNNNNNNNNNNNNNNNNNNNNNNNNNNNNNNNNNNNNNNNNNNNNNNNNNNNNNNNNNNNNNNNNNNNNNNNNNNNNNNNNNNNNNNNNNNNNNNNNNNNNNNNNNNNNNNNNNNNNNNNNNNNNNNNNNNNNNNNNNNNNNNNNNNNNNNNNNNNNNNNNNNNNNNNNNNNNNNNNNNNNNNNNNNNNNNNNNNNNNNNNNNNNNNNNNNNNNNNNNNNNNNNNNNNNNNNNNNNNNNNNNNNNNNNNNNNNNNNNNNNNNNNNNNNNNNNNNNNNNNNNNNNNNNNNNNNNNNNNNNNNNNNNNNNNNNNNNNNNNNNNNNNNNNNNNNNNNNNNNNNNNNNNNNNNNNNNNNNNNNNNNNNNNNNNNNNNNNNNNNNNNNNNNNNNNNNNNNNNNNNNNNNNNNNNNNNNNNNNNNNNNNNNNNNNNNNNNNNNNNNNNNNNNNNNNNNNNNNNNNNNNNNNNNNNNNNNNNNNNNNNNNNNNNNNNNNNNNNNNNNNNNNNNNNNNNNNNNNNNNNNNNNNNNNNNNNNNNNNNNNNNNNNNNNNNNNNNNNNNNNNNNNNNNNNNNNNNNNNNNNNNNNNNNNNNNNNNNNNNNNNNNNNNNNNNNNNNNNNNNNNNNNNNNNNNNNNNNNNNNNNNNNNNNNNNNNNNNNNNNNNNNNNNNNNNNNNNNNNNNNNNNNNNNNNNNNNNNNNNNNNNNNNNNNNNNNNNNNNNNNNNNNNNNNNNNNNNNNNNNNNNNNNNNNNNNNNNNNNNNNNNNNNNNNNNNNNNNNNNNNNNNNNNNNNNNNNNNNNNNNNNNNNNNNNNNNNNNNNNNNNNNNNNNNNNNNNNNNNNNNNNNNNNNNNNNNNNNNNNNNNNNNNNNNNNNNNNNNNNNNNNNNNNNNNNNNNNNNNNNNNNNNNNNNNNNNNNNNNNNNNNNNNNNNNNNNNNNNNNNNNNNNNNNNNNNNNNNNNNNNNNNNNNNNNNNNNNNNNNNNNNNNNNNNNNNNNNNNNNNNNNNNNNNNNNNNNNNNNNNNNNNNNNNNNNNNNNNNNNNNNNNNNNNNNNNNNNNNNNNNNNNNNNNNNNNNNNNNNNNNNNNNNNNNNNNNNNNNNNNNNNNNNNNNNNNNNNNNNNNNNNNNNNNNNNNNNNNNNNNNNNNNNNNNNNNNNNNNNNNNNNNNNNNNNNNNNNNNNNNNNNNNNNNNNNNNNNNNNNNNNNNNNNNNNNNNNNNNNNNNNNNNNNNNNNNNNNNNNNNNNNNNNNNNNNNNNNNNNNNNNNNNNNNNNNNNNNNNNNNNNNNNNNNNNNNNNNNNNNNNNNNNNNNNNNNNNNNNNNNNNNNNNNNNNNNNNNNNNNNNNNNNNNNNNNNNNNNNNNNNNNNNNNNNNNNNNNNNNNNNNNNNNNNNNNNNNNNNNNNNNNNNNNNNNNNNNNNNNNNNNNNNNNNNNNNNNNNNNNNNNNNNNNNNNNNNNTCagattcctcctttttctcttcacaaCAGATTCCAAGCAAGACCGTGGCACAGTGTGTGGAGTACTACTACTCCTGGAAAAAAGAACATAAACTTGCCCGCACTCTTGCTCAGGTGAGTGGGAAGGAATAGCAAGACAAGCCAGGAGGGTCAACACACTGGGAGAAGGTGACAAAACCTGCTGGCGAGCTATGTGAgatgcagctctgccaggatcACATCGTCCCATGCCCTGGGAAAGGCACAGCAGATGCTGCCCAGATCTTCATTGCTGCTGTTGCTCTGACATGGGGAATTCTGGAGCATACCTTTGACCCAACAAAGCAGCACCTTCACCAAAATGGGCTTTGACTCTCTGTAGACTGGTTTCTCAAGGGCTGGCACCCTGGCTGATGCCAATCAGATCCTTCATTCCGCACTGCTTGCTAACATCTCCAATCCTGGCTGCGTTCACCGAGTTGCCGCAGATTTTCAGGGATCTTTTGGAGCATCCCAGCAGATTCCCAGAAACGACCTGCCgatgctgtggctctgctccaACCTTCCTTTCTGGCAAACTGGAATTTGCTTcacagagagagagggagatcATTTGGGGGAATAGAAACTGGGTAACCATGGCCCTTCACTCATTGGACTGAATTGAATACCCATGCCCTAGGAATATGTGGAGGAAAAATAAGGATAGAGAGATGTTAGGCAGCGAGgtataaagaagaaatgtaGAATTAAAGACA
This genomic interval from Ficedula albicollis isolate OC2 chromosome Z, FicAlb1.5, whole genome shotgun sequence contains the following:
- the LOC101807535 gene encoding zinc finger protein 541-like, with the protein product MKRKARAHIRPQINVGSDFQAELPELQSRPPSDDEEPASLVWKPWGEDDSDMEKPDRVRELLDMASSRGFPRAAAHLELALHCLHQARGSVPEALEMLLSGGPPTPQGHPLADYHYADSDRWTPEEKESFQKAFHTYGKDFHLIQKQIPSKTVAQCVEYYYSWKKEHKLARTLAQTVGEAKRSKSPPRKEHGETGKRSRKRARNAECPCCQPAQPPRSAGGPFPCGQCQRVFATMKERNAHRRRHRPRKGAEPLAKKKKPN